The DNA sequence ttcacagttggacaataaagtgcggtataaaatggcaagacaacaatgGGACtgttatggaatggacagatagatcaatccagcaacaactaaacatcgaaggtcttttgaaacagccaggtttttaagctcttccggaaggagaggagggtaggggcctgcctgatctctctaggtagagttccaaagccggggggccacgacggagaaggccctctctctcgtccccaccaaccgcgactgtgagggtggtgggagcgagagaagggcctcccccgacgagcgaagagaacgtgtgggttcatagagggagatgcggtctctaaggtaggtgggtcccaaaccgtttagggctttgtagggcctgcaccttgaattgggtgtGCTTAGCCTCAAGGCTGTGCTAAGGCTCTAGCAGCTGCAGCCAAAATGTGGTTGCTATACCAACTTCAATGCTATctcctgtgtgtgtgttaatgGAAGCCCTTTCATCCAAACCCTTTCTAGATCGGCAATTTTGTTTTGTACTGCCACCACAACTccaatgagccatggcagggaAAGCCGTGACCATCCAAGGGCTCTGTAATCCTACAGCAAAGTTGAAAGGAGGCGAACAGCATGAGGAAGCGACACTTCTGCCCTGCCGCGCATGCGCAACTGCCTTCTCTCAACTCGCTCGCTCGCGCGCCCAACGGTCCGCTGACGACGAGAGAGGCGTTTCACtccccgccccgccccgccccccttcCCCTAGTTTTCACCATAACGACGGTTGGAaccagcttctctctctctctctctttctccctttgacGACTGCGCAGGCGCAGAAGCCGCCCGGCTCGCGTGACCTCCTTGCCTGGTGGTAGGCGGAGGCGGGGCGCGTGAGCGGAAGTTTCCATCTTTGGCTCCGGCGCTGCTTTTGGGGTCCgcaggagaaaaggaggaggatgaGGCCGGCGCTGCTCTTCTTGCTGGCGGTGGGCTTGAGCGGGGCCTGGGCCCAACCGGGCGGACTCCCGCCGGGGAAGAAGCTACGCATGGCCTACGCGACGGGCCCGCTGCTCAAGTTCCAGATCTGGTGAGGAGGCCTCAGGGAGCGGGAGGGAAATCCAGGCAGGCCTGGAAGGACGCGGGGGGACACAGAGAAATTGGTAGCATGGTGGGTGGGTGTTTTGAGGGGAAATCCTGAGgtgaggaaggagaaaagggccTACGCTTGATATTGTCAAGAACAGGCCTGAACCTTGGGGAAAAAGGACTAAATCAGATCGGTTAGAAATACtcttaagccaggcatgggcaaacttgggccctctgagcgttttggacttcaactcccacaattcctcacagcctcaggccctttccttttcggcTGAGGtgggaaattttatttatttacgtatttaaaacatttatatttcacctttctcgccccaaaggggactcagggcagagcacaacatatatagggCAAGTACTACATGCccagacataaaataattataaaaataactgattttaatgtttgtgtatatctgctttaaaatcagcaatttaaaccaactcaggacaccataggtttcctattattgcctcattgcactgccccaaaggcttggtcccaggtctttaccatctttccaaagaacaggagggagagggctgatctaatctcacaaGGGAAGGAGTTTCATAGCcggggggcaatcactgagaaggccctgtctctcgtccctgccaatcgCGCCTGTAACAGtggtgggaccgaaagcagggcctccccggaaagaTCTTAGTCTTCACGGTGGTTTGTAAAAGGAaatgcattcagacaggtaaaatccaaaacagaattgaagtccaaaacacctggagggccaaaatttgcccatgcgtGTGCAATACTATAGAACATTCatctttgctcatgcctgctctaaacagtgctggaggggctgtcaAGAAACtggtacatacatatacatgtggCGGTCCTGTAAATGTTCAAAAATTCTGGGAAAAGGTATTTCAAGAAGTAAGGGGAATCACCAAATCggtaagaaatactctaagccaGGCTTGGGTAAACTTCTGCccttctggtgttttggacttcaactcccacaattcctaacagcctcaggcccttttctgAGATAACAGGAACACCTGAAAAAGCACTGCTGTCATTTattgataatattaaaatatcaaaAGAGCTAAATGAATTAATTgccagcaagattgttaatagccaaaaaaatgGAGAGAAGGGGAGGcatgccaattggaagaatggcatagtgagatttgggatattgcaatAAACGATAAATTGAGATGTAATAGtaagattaaaagagggttattgaaaaaggatgattttgggaagacaTGGGGAAAATTGATAGAATTTGTATATATGGAAGGGGAACAAATCCTTGTATACAGCAAACAATGGGATTTCGGAAATAACTACACCTCTGataactacaactcccctgatcTCACAGCATGGAGCcctggcagttagagtggtgtcagaacctgcattaattctacggtgtagatgtgCTCCTGGCCTTATGGGATACTCAGTACAAATTGAAAAATGAAACGACTGTTCCAGCAATTGATTTACATTTGCATTCCAGCGTGGTATAGTGGTGTAAGCAGTGGATATTCGGTtcctgcagtttgacaacaccttacatactatggctcaatgctgtggaatcatgggagttgtagtttgttgagaccGCAGCCTTCTTAGTGAGAAGACTGAATGGTATTGTTCCATCATCTGGGCGGAGGCCAAAAGGGGACCAGCCAGAGAAGGCTAGtccattttaggggggggggggggggttgaaggagttaaaTCATTTCCCCCtgctttcctgttattccccccacccatatcGCCATTGACAAAACAACCATCATATATGATATGGCAAAAGAGGGGGCAACCTGCCATAAAACCTGCAATACACACATACGCATGTTGCCATCTGCAGATATggaaataaccagcaaaaatggggtaaattgtttttctccttcaacacacacccctcccctcggcccataaaatggactatccttctctgtctaggctcCCTTTTGGAGTCCactcagataatggaacagtaccaacaaattattatttttactcaACTCTCATCAAACCATGAggagaagcaggaaaaaaaatatatttattatttgctatCTTCCTCTCTTTATGATTCAAGATTCAAGCACTGTTAAATGACATAGATAAAACAACATACTGTATGTTAACAACATAGAGGGGGGAAAGATTGAAGCACCAATACTAATACAATGTAAAGTTAAGattcattatttaaaataaactgGGCTGCTTGCCAGATGACATTGgtctttaatcctgttttaaattCTCACAGCTCATCTAGCTCTCAGATCTCTTCCAGCACATTATTCCGTAGCCTACTCCCATGAATCCCCAGCAttaaaccatggtagttaaagtggttccaaactgcatcaattctacccCTTGAGGATGGGATTATAACCTGGATGGTGCATTTCTCAAGACACAGATTTGTTTGATGAAGATGTTTTCAAAGTATCACAAAAAGTAGTTGAGGTCAGATAATTTGGGGGAGGCAGGAAATAGTTATGAGGGGTAGTGAAAATGCATAGGAAATGatgtttactacagtagagtctcacttatccaacataaacgggtcggcagaacgttggataagcgaatatgttggaaaataaggaaggattaaggaaaagtctattagacatcaaattaggtcatgattttacaaattaagcaccaaaacatcgtgtttaacaacaaatttgaggggaaaagtagttcaatatgcagtaatgctatgtagtaattactgtatttactaatttagcatcaaaatatcatgatgtattgaaaatattgactacaaaaatgcattggataatccagaacattggataagtgagactctactgtacttcatatcCACATACACCCTGTGCGCGCACACATTTATTGGGATTCTGAAATTCTCCTGAATTGTCCACATATTACCAAGAGGATTATTCATTTGGTAGTAACCACACATCCCCATAACATGCAGCCCAAACagtgtataggcagtccccaaattacaagcatctgacttacaaatgactcatcgttaagaacggaggtgagacaacaggaagtgagaaaaagttactcctaggaagggacattgactcctgaaagagttatcatggggaaaaggtggcttcattgaagctttctcaccaatccttgtttccacaacaagtcagatttttcaaaatccaatgatcacagggacagaaagtgaggtgaaatcttttgcactgggccacagacagcaaaacaagcccCAATGGGGTGTTAACCCATTTggatgaagttacactttaaaaagtacctgttatgacttacatacaaattcaacttaagaacgaacctacagaacctatcttgtttgtaacttggggactgcttgtatttcTTAATAAACATACTTAAGAGTGCATTGTAATTCAGCTATTAATTTGGACTTCTcgaggtgcatctatgctgtagagtttatgcagtttgatagcagtttaattgcaatggctcaatgatgtggaaccatgggatttgtagttttacaaagtctttagctttgtCTGCCAAAAAGTTCTGGggcttcaccagactacaaattccaggattctatagcattgatccatggcagttaaagtggtgtcaaatggcattaatctttcagtgtagatgcaccccaagtcacAGTCTGTAGTTCCTGAAGGGCTTTAGTGTGACATTTCCAAGGTCCCAGGTTACTTGTAAGAATTAAACATTACTGTTTGAATTATCTTGCTTCATTTTGAAgttattatttataaagtaatacacttgttttttaatgattttaCTCTGATTATGAATCTCAGAGTTTGAATGTAAAATGGGAACATTGAGTTTAAATTTCCAGTGCTTGCTTCTAGAAGTAATTATTTAATGGAGTAGATTTGCATTTCAAAGTTGAAGCATACTTGTTAATAGTTATACATCTAGTTCAAAGTTCAGCTTCTTCCCTACTCTTAATTGCATAAACCTTCCACAGTTTCTTTGTAAAATCACTAGATGTTGCTTGTATCCTTAAAATCAACAGTGTTTCCACCTGTTTGTTACTATTTTTAACAGGCAATGTTTCTCTTCAATACTGGTGTTAACATCAGCATAGCAACATGCCACAGTTGggaccaaagggaaagaaaagcagAGATCATTTCATGTTGGTTTTCAATGCTCACTGTTTTATTAAGATTTGTGAGCTGCAGTAGCTGTTAAGATCTGAGCAATGATTTTGTACAGGAACTCTTCACTTGAACAATTTTTATAAATAAACCtgtggattattttttaaaatcttagcttacagttcttttaaattatttcttaGTGAAATCTTATGGTTAAAGAGTACAGCTGTGAGGCAAAACAAAATGTAGAAATAAAGTTCACATGAGAAATCACACTAGGGCGCAATTACAAGGAATCCAAGCCAGCAGCTCtaatactgtttttatatgttttaattttttagttttaaatgtaGATGTTTACCAATTGTATGTTTTAAGGCATGGAATTGTTGCCAATATGTGAGGCACTGAGTCCCCCTTAGGGTTGAGAAGGGTGTGGTACAAAtatgataaagaaataaatactgGAAGTTTTTGTTGACATTATGTGTATCATTTCCCTCATCAGAGTGCTTTGGCACTCTCATGCAAATTTTCTATATTGAcatcaaaataaaatgtattttcttatCCTGGTGTGTCACTTTGTCCTAATGAACGTTGTTACTATATTCCATAGACAAAACTAGCTGCTTCCTTTTGCTTGGGTTTTAGAAGAAAGTTGGCTACTAGAGCAGAGTGTTAGCAGGTTTTACTGGCTGACTGTTGTTGCTACTTGTTATTGCAACATACTTATGTTTCCTAAGATACTTGCATAATAAACCTGCGCAAGAGCAGTCATTTATTGTTTATACATTCATCGGTTTTCATGGATCTGAAATATACTTGGAAGGGGAACATATAAGCAGATGGGTTTGCTCATATTGCAGGTTGGTTACAATTGAGAATGAAAATTAAAGAGATAATCAAATAAAAATGGATATTTATCTATTCCAGTTTAAAATTAGCTTAGATGTTCCTTTATATGTTGCTTTTCCACACCAAAAATTGTACTGGAAGGTGTATCACATTCTTCTGTGAACATGTGTATATTTACATGCACATGAATGCAAACACCGGATTTTGAAAAGAGCTTTGAATGGAGAGTGCGAGAGAGAGCTAAGAGAGATGTAAGGCGAGTTGTGATGACAAATGAAAGTTTTTACATAGATGAGAATGGTAGGCTTAAAGCAGTAGATACAAATTCCctaaaattttatattttattatgaataATTAAACTCAGTATTTGTGGTAAAACTTTAAATGTGATAAAATATTTCTCTTCAGTGTTTCCTGAGGATACAGGCGGGTGTTTGAGGAGTACATGCGGGTTATTAGCCAGCGGTACCCAGACATCCGCATTGAAGGGGAAAACTACCTTCCTCAACCTATTTATAGGTGAGTTACTTATGTTTTAAAATAGACTAAatattggagtgtggtggagtctcattctgtggaggtttgtaagcagaggctgggtggccatctgtcagggtgctttgcttgaacatttctgcatggcaagaatttgggctggatggcccttgttctttctttctacTCTATGATTATATCTCCAGTAGTTTGAAAGGATCAGATTCTAAAACATGAAGAATAATCTTACTTGGCTCTAGTGACCGCAGTTGAATTTCATTGGTACATCAGTTCATGTGTCTTGGTACATCACTTCCAATCATATTTGCAagtaatgatataataattttgCCAATGATAGAATATTTCTAAAAAATAATTTTGCTGTAGAAAGGATGATGATGCAAAATCCCACAAAGTGGCATTTTGTTGATTTGTAACCAATGTAAGAAACAGTGTCCTTGATAATTCTTAAATTCCATCTACCCATCAGTACTTGTAAATTTTAAATGTACTCCAGTTAGTTTTTGTTGATGAGGTGAAAACCAGTGATGTGCAGTGAAGTGTGACATAATTTTTGATTTACTGATAAAGTTTTCTCTCCCCAAAGATGTCATGTTTAGTGATTGATTTGTCTTTTCTTCTACCAGGCATATAGCATCTTTCCTGTCAGTCTTCAAACTAGTGTTAATAGGCTTCATTATTGTTGGCAAGGATCCTTTTGCTTTCTTTGGCATGCAAGCTCCAAGCATCTGGCAGTGGGGCCAAGAAAATAAGGTACGTCTTCCTCTTAAATGTGTATTCATTAAAATATCACAGGGATGGGCAGCTGATACTTGTGGAGGGTACACATCCCACACTTGCACTCAAAGCATTTTCTGACATCTGTTGAAGGTTCTGAGGGCGATTCTATTATGTTTTATCCCTCCAAGCTGTTTTAGACCCAGAAGAGGCCTGTTTATCCAGGAAATTTACCCGAACTCAACCTGAATTTATTTTCTTGTCAGTTAAATGTCTCTTCTGTGCCTGAAACCACCAGGATTTTTTGGTGAGGAATCACAAAAAAATATCAAATAGTGTTTTAGTTGAGAACATTGAAATGATGGTTTTAAAAATGGGCAAGGCCCTGAAGACCACATGCAGTGTATGCCCCACACTTTGCCAACTTCCATTTTTCATGATTTCTGGTTTATCTTGGATCAGCTATTGGTCTGGCTCCTGGCTTCCAATTTCTTCTGCTTGGAGCAGCAACTGAACAAACCCCAATCTATTGTGTGAATTTAGCAGACTTGTTTGATGGAGAGAAAAGTCAAAATTTtgacatctatatctatctatatctatatccataataaaagtgaaaacccttatgtgtgtatgtggcacgggtgtctgttcacacagacagcctccggcctccataaacaggctacatttcccagtactgaggagccagcaagtcactcttttccattgtcattgaggttacagcgagctccatgaacatgtagcccaaaccctgccaatgtcctccccaaacactacggcccaccacccaaggaatgctttcatttggggaccatttcatcctagattttgcattgtcctccaccacaggcagacaccccagggttctccattggtgtgaaatttgcatgaccccgcctactgcccttccttttcaaatctgtctgcagaacaaacacagcacaactacacttcctggaggagcttggggaattgactccacatggtggaagttgtagttcaccctgcatcaagtcagagcactgtgactcctactggggaatgtagaggagttgtagttcacctacacccagaatgctatgaacccaaacaatgatggctctgggccaaacttgccatgcatacctgatatgcccagatttgaatactggtgggttttgaggggaattggcctggacatttgggagtagtcggtactgggatttatagttcacctgcaatgaatgagtacTCCGAACCCctctgatgatggaccaggaccaaacttggcacacagagcccccataacctaAAGAGCTTATTGGATAAGTTTGGGgggaagggagttatagttcacctgcatccagaaaaacagtgacccccaccgacaatggactgggaccaaacttcgcacagagaagcctcatgaccaactgaacatactacagggatttgtgggaatgggccttgattttgggagctgtagttcacctgcatccaaagagcactgaacccagccaacgacggatctggatcaaacttggcgcacagactcatagcctgctgtggatactgacagatgtttcaggacaattgcccctggaatctgggagttgcagcagttcacccccatccagagaacactgcagccaggcgatgaccagccaacggcagatctggaccacacttggtacacagacccaaaatggccaactttgaataccggtagggtttggggaggattgacccatgattctgggaattgtagttcacccactccaaactgagaatacctaacaaacaaagacaaataatgcctttatcaaataacctgggcattgccgggttcccaagctagtattaaataAAACTCAGCATTCACTTAACATATTTGGTTCTCTAATGAAAGTGAAAATAGTAATTATTTATTCCAGTGTTTCTcagactgtgctcctccagatgttttggacttcatctggaGGGGCAGAGTTTGATAAACCctgatttattatattttgtaagACCCTGGCTTGTGTTTTTACTGGACTAAATGCATGTTCTTACAGTGAGAAAAAGGAAAATGACTACAGAAGACTTCTCCCTTGCTTTAATTGCAAACATAATCATAAAAACCAAAAGAGCTTAGCtgggaatgaaaaataaaatgtttatttgttaAGAAACAGTTGTATATGATCTGCAAATCAGAATTTGGGGCATGAGCACACCTAGTCTTTTAACTGCCACCTCAAAGCATGGCTTCTCCATTTTTGACTGATGGGAGCAGAATGCAGCAGCCTTGCTTTATAGTTGAAGTATGATTGTTTTTAAGAAAGTCTCTCCTCTTTGCTGTAAACATTGTGATAGCATTGTTAGTAAATGAAGAAAAAATTCTGATCGCACGTGTTTCTTATACAAGCTAAATTCTTTTGTTGCTTGCAAGCATTCTTTGAAGTATTTCAAATGAATGTTTCTAATTTAAGAGATATAAGAAAATTTGATTATTTTCTGATTAAACATCCATAAATAGGGAGAATGCCAAATACTGCTGCTGTTTAAGCAATTGTTTATACATGAAAACTAAGAAATGTGTTACATGAtttcaatataataacatagaatAATTATTTTAACTTTTAGGTCTATGCTTGTATGATGGTGTTCTTCCTTAGCAACATGATTGAGAACCAGTGTATGTCAACAGGTGCATTTGAAATAACTTTTAATGGTGAGTTGTAAAAAGCATTTGTATCATCCAAATTTTAAATGGATTTCTACTTGTCATTAGGTTTCTGTGAAATTACTGGTTGCATTTGGAGacaaagggtgcatccacacagggcccaaaTGTGGGCCCTCTCGGACCTTTACCTGAGACGttgaaatgatgcctcaggtaaaagcaaattaattttgaataaagCAGGAAAACCATGCTTTGTCCCCAATTAATTAGGTACTGGATTAGCCTTGGGTCTTCCTAAACACCCGGGTCTAATCCAGTATGGACCCTGTTTGGACTGCCCCCTCAGTAGTCCTGGAACTACTGAAGGGGTAGTCTGCACAGCCTTTGTAgattttctgggctgaatcagcCCAGAAAACGCCAAGGGCACCAACCCCCTCCCCAGAACCCCCCTAAAAAACTCCCCAAAAGAGAAAACAACTTACAGGCCACCATTACACTGCTACCGGAGGTCTCCTGGCGCGCAGAAAtaatgtgccaggagaaggggggtaaGGTAcaaaaatgacacaccaggagagggctggcagCAGGGAAATGGCGGCTGGGtaacttattttttctttttgggcGATTTGGGGAGGGGGTATCTCTCTGTCCTTCTGGAAGGTTCCGAGAGGGCATCTAGATACCCCCCACCAAAAGCACGGGTTTTTCAAGCTGGTTTGGGGACAGACATTCGCCCCAACTCAGATTTTTAAGCCTGGGGCGGAGCAGACTTTTCCCATGTGGAACCAGCTTAAGACCAAAATAGAAAGTCTTTGTGAACTATAGTCCTTCTGTCAGCATTAAAAGATGGAAACAGAATGAGCCCTAAATTTTCTCAAATATTACAGAACATGTGGTGAGCAAAATGATAGCTATATGATGCAAAATGATATgctttcattttatgttttaaagggTCATTCTTGTATTATTATCTTGTTTGATAACAAGGCAATAAGATCTTGGAACATGAATTGTTCACAGAAGCCCTGTGCACAGAGTCATCTTTCAAAAATTACGTGAATTTATTAGAAATACTATCTGATAGTTTCTATTTGAGTTAATAgttgtatatattatttttgctCTCCCAAAAGAGGACACAAagtagtttaaaaaataaataaaaatgtatagcaTTGTGAAGCGCTTTTTACTCACAGAGGGCTTGGTGAGTATATGACCATAACTAGTTGTTCCAagatttgttttgggttttttttctttgcaaatatTGCATCAATGTGCCAATTACacattttactttttctttcaaacctCTTACTAGATGTTCCTGTGTGGTCAAAACTGGAGTCTGGACACCTTCCTTCCATGCAACAGCTTGTTCAAATCCTTGATAATGAAATGAAACTCAACGTTCATATGGAGCAAATGCCACATCATAGATCATAGCCCCATCTATCAGTACTGAAAACGTCTTGTAAGTTTACATTGAAGATTGCTCAGTTactcatttgattttttaaaaaaatatatagtaaatGCATCATACAGGTGTACAGCATTAAAGAACTAAGCTTCCACCTGGAAATTTTGGAAGCTGTAATTCATTAGATTTAGATGTTAAGTTTCCGAGATATCAACCAACCTGCTTAAGTAGCATTTAAAAGTAAAGTAGCATTTAAAAGTATGCAAATTCATTAATATTGCAGCATATATTTCCAGATCTGTGTGTGACCTTGTCTGTTGGACAACAATTGAAATAGAATAGTTTTGGACAGTTTTCTTTGATCTTATTTTGTGGAGCTACTTGATAAATTTGTCTTCCTGTGTTTTCAGACATTAAGAGACAGTTTTGAAAGGCAACATGAACGAAATAATGAAGGTCTGTACTGAAGACAGCATGCTGTTGGTGCAGACTGGATACTTCTCCTCGCCTTCATGTTGTTGTTCCTGAAAATCTTAATGCAAGACCACTTTTCAGTACTGGTATGTTTCCAAATACTGCACATTCAAGAAGTGCAATAATACtgtatagattttttttacaaaaaaattaattcaGCCAGTTCAGCACTAGACAATATAGTTATTATCTGATTACAACTCTTTGTTTGAGATTGAATCCCGCTAAGTTAGTTGCCTTCACATCCCACTGAAAATCAGTGAGCCTTACATGCATCTAACTGAGTCTGGCTCTCATCCTTTATATTCGTGTTGAAGAAGatgattgaataagtgaatatacaTATTTTTTCCTGGAAAAAAGATGTCTGATCTGCTTTATGTGGAATTCATGTTCTATTTGTGGAGCTCTAGGAGTGCTTTTAAACTAATTTGGATGGTAATTGTTGGCTGTCAAACATTGCTCATTTGGTTAtgtaagttttgtatattttCAGAGTATATTGCTGAGTGAATGGTGCATTGTATACTAAATTATATAAACAAAATTATATGCAGAGTTAACTACCTTCAACATCCTGACTTCAAAGAAGACCAAGCGCTGTTCAGATTTCCTCTGCAGCTtgaagtcttattttctgggccAGTCTGAACGATCAAGTATCTTGGCTTTTATGCTGTCCTGAATATGAACTAAGCGGActaatttaaataaagaaatttcaTTTACTGAGTGTGAAGAAGCCTGACTTTATGAATTTGTCTGCCTGATTTAActtcttgaaaaaaaaactatttgtaAATGCTGTGCCATTTTTCTGCTTCCAATCCTGCATTCCCATCATTCTTGAACTGTTCTAAACCCTTACAATGTACATTtcatttgggaagtgtccaatatGCAATCCATTATGCTGCCTAAGACAATGCTTTTAGTCTGGGTCTGCAGGTAACTATAATTTTGCACCTTCATTACACAGAAGGTAAACAAAAGAGTGTGCTTATTGGGATGGAAGGAAGAATAAAGGCCTACATAAAATGAAAAGAACCATAAAATCAGCAGTTTCCACATTTAAGCAGTGTGAAAACTATTGGGCTGAACAGAATGCTGTCCCTTTTGATATAGCAGATATACCCAAACATTAAAGATACaggagccaacgttgtccatttCCTGCAAAGTAATCTTTGTTACCTCCGTCATACATTTACAGATCTCCCAACTCTTTGGAGTGAATTCTTGGGAGCTCCAATAGAGGTG is a window from the Anolis carolinensis isolate JA03-04 chromosome 3, rAnoCar3.1.pri, whole genome shotgun sequence genome containing:
- the selenot gene encoding thioredoxin reductase-like selenoprotein T — its product is MRPALLFLLAVGLSGAWAQPGGLPPGKKLRMAYATGPLLKFQICVSUGYRRVFEEYMRVISQRYPDIRIEGENYLPQPIYRHIASFLSVFKLVLIGFIIVGKDPFAFFGMQAPSIWQWGQENKVYACMMVFFLSNMIENQCMSTGAFEITFNDVPVWSKLESGHLPSMQQLVQILDNEMKLNVHMEQMPHHRS